In Actinomycetota bacterium, the following proteins share a genomic window:
- a CDS encoding AAA family ATPase translates to MEQVLQEIIQARLGEEKKLGEQAGVMITAACHSEEALAAALGGETIPGETQPRSETVDGRYPALLQSIRVEGFRGVGPEATLEISPGPGLTLVVGRNGSGKSSFAEALELLLTGSNSRWSTRSAIWKEGWRNLHHSDARIDAEFVLEGSKGTTLISRSWAPGAKLEEAETLVTGSGSEASTIDDLGWAAAVEMYRPFLSYSELGSMLDAGPSALYDALSAILGLEDLVVAEGRLKEAAKQRKKLGDDAKSSLAPLLERLGEIEDERARACLEALSGKTWNLDTVERSVIGPEYSLQEETEGAALRQLSTLEGPSADEVAIAAEGLEAASAAIAQFGGTEAQKALQTAELLESALRFHADHGDQDCPVCGKGELDRTWRDETENEVARLRTVAEQADLAHRLRDEAMKSAKSLMLAPPSLLSSASALGISVDDLMSAWKSWTTGASLDDAEPLAEHLRTAHASLVREIEAVRDAAAKELQTREDIWRPVAAELAAWLDDARQAQRGEAQLDDLRAAEKWLRAASAEVRNERFAPIADLAQSVWETLRMQSNVELKKIVLTGAGSARKVVLEVTVDGMEGAALGVMSQGELNSLALSLFMPRATLPESPFRFVVIDDPVQSMDPARVDGLARVLQNAARSRQVVVFTHDDRLARSCRLLGIDAKMVEVTRRAESVVELRPGLDPVGRYCADAWAIANSEDIDAAVVSRVVGVFCRSAIEAACADAITRRRLAAGEDYAAIEALLDSTKGLAPLLALALFDDMSRTKDVVSRLDKGIGRWAVSAYRGVQDASHKPVARDVLLNLVRDSERLARGLVQLP, encoded by the coding sequence ATGGAGCAGGTCCTACAGGAGATCATCCAGGCGCGGCTCGGCGAGGAGAAGAAGCTCGGCGAGCAGGCGGGCGTCATGATCACGGCCGCTTGCCATAGCGAAGAGGCACTCGCCGCGGCTCTCGGTGGTGAAACGATTCCCGGCGAGACTCAACCCCGATCCGAGACCGTGGATGGTCGCTACCCCGCGCTCCTGCAGTCGATACGGGTGGAGGGATTCCGCGGCGTGGGGCCCGAAGCGACCCTGGAGATCTCACCCGGCCCGGGCCTGACCCTCGTGGTCGGTCGAAATGGGAGCGGCAAGTCGAGTTTCGCCGAGGCCCTCGAGCTTCTGCTTACCGGCAGCAACAGTCGGTGGAGCACGCGATCGGCGATTTGGAAGGAAGGGTGGCGCAACCTTCACCACTCCGATGCGCGCATCGACGCCGAATTCGTGTTGGAAGGCTCGAAAGGCACGACACTGATCTCTCGGAGTTGGGCCCCCGGGGCAAAGCTGGAGGAGGCCGAGACGCTGGTCACGGGCTCCGGTTCCGAGGCGTCGACGATCGATGACCTCGGATGGGCCGCTGCGGTCGAGATGTACCGCCCGTTCTTGAGCTACAGCGAGTTGGGATCGATGCTCGACGCCGGTCCATCCGCGCTGTACGACGCCCTTTCCGCGATCCTCGGACTCGAGGACTTGGTCGTCGCCGAGGGTCGTCTCAAAGAAGCGGCCAAGCAGAGAAAGAAGCTCGGCGACGACGCGAAGTCGTCTCTCGCGCCCCTGCTCGAGCGCCTGGGCGAGATCGAAGACGAGCGAGCTCGCGCCTGTCTCGAGGCGCTCTCAGGGAAGACGTGGAACCTCGACACCGTCGAACGGTCCGTGATCGGGCCCGAGTACTCGTTGCAGGAGGAGACCGAGGGAGCGGCACTCCGGCAACTCTCGACTCTGGAGGGGCCGAGCGCTGACGAGGTGGCGATCGCCGCAGAAGGGCTCGAGGCCGCATCGGCCGCCATCGCCCAATTCGGTGGCACGGAGGCCCAAAAGGCGCTTCAGACCGCAGAGCTGTTGGAGTCCGCGCTTCGGTTCCACGCCGATCACGGCGATCAGGACTGTCCGGTCTGCGGCAAGGGAGAGTTGGACCGGACCTGGCGGGACGAGACAGAGAATGAGGTCGCCCGGCTGCGGACGGTTGCCGAACAGGCGGACCTTGCGCATCGGCTCCGGGACGAGGCGATGAAGAGCGCCAAGTCCCTCATGCTTGCGCCTCCGTCGCTCCTTTCCAGCGCGTCGGCTCTCGGGATCAGCGTCGATGACTTGATGAGCGCGTGGAAGTCGTGGACTACGGGTGCCTCCCTCGATGATGCCGAGCCGTTAGCAGAGCATCTGCGCACCGCACATGCGTCTCTGGTCCGCGAGATCGAAGCAGTACGCGACGCTGCGGCCAAGGAACTGCAGACACGCGAGGACATCTGGAGACCCGTGGCCGCCGAGCTGGCGGCGTGGCTCGACGACGCCAGGCAGGCGCAGCGGGGTGAGGCTCAGCTCGACGACCTGAGGGCCGCCGAGAAGTGGCTGCGCGCGGCGTCGGCGGAGGTCCGCAACGAGCGGTTCGCGCCCATCGCCGATCTCGCTCAGAGCGTGTGGGAGACGCTGCGCATGCAGAGCAACGTCGAGCTCAAGAAGATCGTCCTCACCGGGGCGGGTTCGGCCCGCAAGGTCGTGCTCGAGGTCACCGTTGATGGCATGGAGGGGGCAGCGCTTGGAGTCATGAGTCAGGGAGAGCTCAACTCGCTCGCTCTGAGTCTGTTCATGCCGCGCGCGACGCTGCCCGAGAGTCCCTTCCGTTTCGTGGTGATCGACGATCCGGTTCAGTCGATGGATCCGGCCCGCGTCGACGGGTTAGCACGGGTCCTCCAGAACGCGGCCCGCTCTCGACAGGTCGTCGTGTTCACTCATGACGACCGGCTCGCCAGGTCCTGCAGGCTCCTGGGGATCGATGCGAAGATGGTCGAGGTGACGCGCCGGGCCGAATCGGTCGTCGAGCTGCGGCCGGGCCTCGATCCCGTGGGGCGGTATTGCGCCGATGCGTGGGCCATCGCCAACAGCGAGGACATCGACGCCGCGGTGGTATCCCGAGTTGTCGGTGTGTTCTGTCGGTCGGCGATCGAAGCCGCATGCGCCGACGCGATCACGCGAAGGCGCCTTGCCGCAGGGGAGGACTATGCAGCCATCGAGGCTCTCTTGGATTCCACGAAGGGACTAGCGCCGTTGTTGGCGCTGGCCCTGTTCGACGACATGTCTCGCACGAAGGACGTTGTGTCGAGACTCGACAAGGGGATCGGACGTTGGGCGGTGTCTGCCTATCGGGGAGTGCAGGACGCGTCTCACAAACCCGTGGCTCGTGACGTGCTTTTGAACTTGGTGAGGGATAGCGAACGATTGGCACGGGGACTGGTGCAGCTTCCGTGA
- a CDS encoding adenylate/guanylate cyclase domain-containing protein, which yields MPSRVETLALVFTDIEGSTNLLRNLGARYRTLLMDHRRLLKTAFERFGGRLLGSQGDSLFAVFPNARDALLAAAEGQLALSEAQWPDGIALRVRMGIHFGDVIAEEDEYVGLAIHQASRVSDAAHGNQILLSETTRLAAGDGLVGDITLEPVGQFRMKDFPEPQWLFQLRHPRLPSDFPPPRTAGAPTHNLPRNFTSFVGRDRELKDVIDLLQANRLITLTGPGGSGKTRLAIEAAAASLTLRPGGIWFVDLAPVSDPDLVLATAAEAMNLTETQRHGLDAAIIEFLSRGSPLLILDNCEHLIGACSDLVERWLASCPSLTILVTAREPLGIAGEIIRRVPGLDAGVDRDGSRSSEAVQLFVDRASAHDPEFEPTDEELDLIAQLARRLDGIPLAIEMAAGLIGTLDVGAIVSRLDDRFRLLTEGSGSRLGRQQTLLATVEWSHDLLRPTEQILLRRLATMSGSFALDAVDAICGGDGVDRAAIVQLLRRLVAASWVTKERADGQTRYRMLETSRQYALERLIASSEAERLRKRHGEWFLDLAEDAATFLLGGPEQANWFDRIELELDNLRAALAWSLGEGDATIALRISTALARFWEVRGHWTEALRSFEEALERTSGASDDLRAPALVSASFMAFYRGNLDAARALADEGLAAASRVGDEVSEARGMRFLAVTEQQSGNKDAALSWANRAVELSRKTGVGADLAFAIQVLGRLTSDPDDAGALFREGLSVARTARDGVSQIYLLYALGQLAIRKQEEAEARELFTEALGIAHRLRERWMAMNVLVALSQVSEEIDAGSAVEEMIGLLRQMGNRLMLVRWLRQLAYLRRIEGDTVGARRFVDEALSVIEQEGTDEAEVLGHYILAGQLDEGEGDHRSALREFQAGVGLAHKLGSKWEVTFGLGGVGRQLALIGDHVTAAIVLGAAEAFRESVGMQPAPRRAEVLRQTNGDLAQVLGDAEFERLWEQGRRMSFDDVLALATER from the coding sequence GTGCCGAGCCGAGTCGAGACGCTCGCACTTGTGTTCACCGACATCGAGGGATCGACCAACCTGCTCCGAAATCTCGGAGCGCGGTACCGCACGCTGCTCATGGACCACAGACGCCTTCTCAAGACGGCGTTCGAGCGTTTTGGGGGACGACTGCTCGGATCACAAGGCGACTCGCTGTTCGCGGTCTTTCCCAACGCGAGGGACGCGCTCCTTGCCGCAGCGGAGGGCCAGCTCGCCCTCAGTGAGGCGCAGTGGCCCGATGGGATCGCATTGCGAGTCCGGATGGGAATCCACTTCGGCGACGTGATCGCCGAGGAGGACGAGTACGTGGGCCTGGCGATCCATCAAGCCTCCCGCGTCAGCGACGCCGCTCACGGAAACCAGATCCTGCTGTCGGAGACAACTCGGCTGGCCGCCGGCGATGGTCTCGTGGGCGACATCACGCTGGAGCCGGTGGGCCAGTTCCGTATGAAGGACTTCCCGGAGCCGCAATGGCTGTTTCAGCTGCGCCATCCGAGACTGCCCTCCGACTTTCCTCCTCCTCGCACCGCAGGTGCGCCAACTCACAACCTGCCCAGGAACTTCACCTCATTCGTCGGACGTGATCGTGAGTTGAAGGACGTGATCGACCTTCTACAAGCAAACCGGCTGATCACGTTGACCGGCCCCGGGGGAAGCGGAAAGACCCGGCTGGCGATCGAGGCAGCGGCGGCGTCGCTGACGCTTCGGCCGGGAGGAATCTGGTTCGTCGACCTGGCGCCGGTTTCCGATCCTGATCTGGTGTTGGCCACGGCGGCCGAGGCCATGAATCTCACGGAGACCCAGCGGCATGGTCTCGACGCCGCGATCATCGAGTTCCTGTCGCGCGGAAGCCCTCTCCTGATCCTCGACAACTGCGAGCATCTGATCGGTGCCTGCTCCGATCTCGTGGAGCGATGGCTCGCGTCGTGCCCGTCACTGACGATTCTGGTCACGGCTCGGGAGCCGCTGGGAATCGCCGGCGAGATCATCCGACGTGTCCCGGGGCTCGACGCTGGGGTCGACCGAGATGGATCGAGATCGTCCGAGGCAGTTCAGCTCTTCGTGGACAGGGCCTCGGCACACGATCCCGAATTCGAGCCCACCGACGAAGAGCTCGACCTGATCGCGCAGTTGGCGCGCCGTTTGGACGGAATCCCGCTGGCCATCGAGATGGCCGCGGGTCTGATCGGAACACTCGACGTAGGAGCGATCGTCTCGCGTCTCGACGATCGCTTTCGGCTCCTCACGGAGGGCAGCGGCAGCAGACTGGGGCGCCAACAGACGCTGTTGGCCACTGTCGAGTGGAGCCACGACTTGCTGCGTCCGACCGAGCAGATCCTGCTCCGCCGCCTGGCCACGATGTCGGGATCGTTCGCACTCGACGCCGTCGATGCGATCTGTGGGGGCGACGGTGTTGATCGTGCGGCGATCGTCCAGCTACTGCGCCGTCTGGTGGCCGCGTCCTGGGTGACCAAAGAAAGGGCGGACGGCCAGACGAGATATCGAATGCTCGAGACGTCGCGTCAGTACGCGTTGGAAAGACTCATCGCGTCATCGGAGGCGGAGAGACTTCGCAAACGGCACGGTGAATGGTTCCTTGACCTCGCAGAAGACGCGGCCACGTTCCTTCTCGGGGGGCCCGAGCAGGCGAACTGGTTCGATCGCATCGAGCTGGAGCTGGACAACCTGAGGGCCGCGTTGGCGTGGAGTCTCGGTGAAGGCGACGCGACGATCGCACTGAGGATCAGTACGGCGTTGGCGCGGTTTTGGGAGGTGCGAGGCCATTGGACGGAAGCTCTCCGCTCGTTCGAGGAAGCGCTCGAACGCACGTCGGGAGCATCCGACGATCTGCGCGCTCCCGCGTTGGTGTCGGCATCATTCATGGCCTTCTATCGGGGGAATCTGGACGCGGCACGAGCCTTGGCCGATGAGGGGCTCGCGGCCGCGAGCCGGGTCGGCGACGAGGTCTCCGAAGCCCGTGGTATGCGTTTCCTCGCGGTTACCGAGCAACAGTCCGGCAACAAGGATGCAGCGCTCAGTTGGGCGAACCGCGCGGTCGAGTTGAGCCGCAAGACCGGCGTCGGCGCGGATCTCGCGTTCGCCATCCAGGTGTTGGGACGCCTTACCTCAGATCCCGATGATGCCGGCGCTCTCTTCAGGGAGGGCCTCTCCGTCGCCCGAACCGCGAGGGACGGCGTGTCTCAGATCTATCTGTTGTACGCGCTGGGTCAGCTCGCGATCCGCAAACAGGAGGAAGCCGAGGCGCGAGAACTCTTCACCGAGGCGTTGGGGATCGCACATCGGTTGCGAGAACGATGGATGGCCATGAACGTGCTCGTGGCGCTGTCGCAGGTGAGCGAGGAGATCGACGCGGGTTCGGCGGTGGAGGAGATGATCGGGCTTCTCCGCCAGATGGGCAATCGGCTCATGCTCGTGCGATGGCTTCGTCAGCTGGCCTACCTGCGGAGGATCGAAGGTGACACCGTCGGCGCGCGGCGATTCGTGGACGAGGCCCTTTCGGTGATCGAGCAGGAGGGGACCGACGAGGCGGAGGTCCTGGGTCACTACATCCTGGCCGGGCAGCTCGACGAGGGGGAGGGCGATCACCGTTCCGCTCTGCGGGAGTTCCAGGCTGGCGTTGGTCTCGCGCACAAGCTCGGATCGAAATGGGAAGTGACGTTTGGTCTCGGAGGCGTCGGACGGCAGCTGGCTCTGATCGGAGATCACGTGACTGCGGCGATCGTCCTGGGGGCCGCGGAGGCGTTTCGAGAGAGCGTTGGTATGCAACCCGCACCGCGCCGGGCGGAGGTCCTTCGTCAGACCAACGGGGACTTGGCTCAGGTCCTCGGCGATGCCGAATTCGAGCGCCTGTGGGAACAGGGTCGGCGGATGTCGTTCGATGATGTCTTGGCGCTCGCGACGGAGAGGTGA
- a CDS encoding aldo/keto reductase, which yields MFAQAVSIGNGARIPLVGLGTWALRGRSGQGVMRRALDVGYRHLDTARVYRNEEEVGRAVRDSGIAREDVFITTKLPPDRAGRARETLSASLADLDTEYVDLWLIHWPPGGASPETWRELVAARQEGRARAVGVSNYSIAQIDQLIESSGEAPAVNQVKWSPSLHDPVELAAHRERGIVLEGYSPFKTTSLRHPTLVEIANAHGVTPAQVVVRWHVQHEIVVIPKTAHLDRLETNSDVEGFELNAAEMTRIDGMSKR from the coding sequence GTGTTCGCTCAGGCGGTGTCGATCGGCAACGGCGCTCGCATACCGCTCGTCGGCCTCGGGACGTGGGCGCTGCGGGGCCGATCCGGACAGGGGGTCATGCGGCGCGCGCTCGATGTCGGCTACCGGCACCTGGACACCGCCCGCGTGTACCGCAACGAGGAGGAGGTTGGCCGAGCCGTCCGCGACAGCGGCATCGCTCGTGAGGACGTGTTCATCACCACCAAGCTCCCGCCGGATCGTGCCGGTCGCGCACGGGAGACGCTCTCCGCGAGCCTCGCGGATCTCGACACGGAGTACGTCGATCTCTGGCTCATCCATTGGCCGCCGGGCGGGGCGTCGCCGGAGACCTGGCGCGAGCTCGTGGCGGCTCGTCAGGAGGGCCGGGCCCGAGCGGTCGGGGTGAGCAACTATTCGATCGCCCAGATCGACCAACTGATCGAGTCGTCCGGCGAGGCGCCGGCCGTCAACCAAGTCAAGTGGAGCCCGTCCCTTCACGATCCGGTCGAGCTCGCCGCTCACCGCGAACGCGGAATCGTTCTCGAGGGCTACAGCCCGTTCAAGACCACGTCACTCCGGCACCCCACGCTGGTCGAGATCGCGAACGCTCACGGCGTGACGCCGGCGCAGGTCGTGGTGCGGTGGCACGTCCAGCACGAGATCGTCGTGATCCCCAAGACGGCGCACCTGGATCGCCTCGAGACCAACAGTGACGTCGAGGGCTTCGAGCTGAACGCGGCCGAGATGACTCGGATCGACGGGATGTCCAAGCGATAG
- a CDS encoding peptidoglycan DD-metalloendopeptidase family protein, with protein MSRPRELQEHAPRARQIVAVVAALLMFASIASVVLSGIVSADDEVLTETKQELKKSKHELHKARDRYRAQIHKISVLQKEMNRLATRIARAEGKILRMEARLAELQRQMRKLQIRGALLQAKLDQRSREAYMSGGVPILYLLTATSAANAAARMSFLGEMNRRDAVLARQVQATADRLAQIETEVVHGRQLVELQKQSLETKRNELQRKMAKSRRLVAGLRGRIEQIQIEISLLRPFAVCPLGGPHAIADNFGDLRRDPKGGTHLHQGDDIMAAMGTPILAPFDGVASVSHSRLGGLGVYVHGEYGYVYNAHLSRLGTLGPVETGDVIGYVGSTGHSSGPHDHFEWHPENGDAVDPYEYLLLVCSAPI; from the coding sequence ATGTCGCGTCCGAGGGAGCTCCAAGAGCACGCGCCGCGCGCGCGCCAGATCGTGGCGGTAGTGGCCGCGCTTCTCATGTTTGCCTCCATTGCCTCGGTCGTTCTCTCCGGGATCGTCTCGGCCGACGACGAAGTGCTGACCGAGACCAAGCAGGAACTGAAGAAGAGCAAGCACGAGCTGCACAAGGCCAGGGACCGGTACCGCGCTCAGATACACAAGATCAGCGTTCTGCAAAAGGAGATGAACCGTTTGGCCACGCGCATCGCGCGGGCAGAGGGGAAGATCCTGCGGATGGAGGCCCGCCTCGCCGAGCTCCAGCGGCAGATGAGGAAGCTCCAGATCCGCGGTGCGCTGCTGCAGGCCAAGCTCGACCAGCGCAGCCGCGAGGCCTACATGTCCGGCGGCGTGCCGATCCTCTACCTACTCACGGCGACGTCGGCCGCGAATGCCGCCGCGCGGATGTCGTTCCTTGGCGAGATGAACCGTCGCGACGCCGTGCTCGCCAGGCAGGTCCAGGCAACCGCAGATCGCCTCGCGCAGATCGAGACCGAGGTCGTGCATGGCCGCCAGCTCGTCGAGCTCCAGAAGCAAAGCCTGGAGACGAAGCGCAACGAGCTCCAACGCAAGATGGCGAAGTCCCGACGACTGGTCGCCGGGCTACGCGGACGGATCGAGCAGATCCAGATCGAGATCTCGCTCCTCCGGCCGTTCGCGGTGTGTCCCCTGGGAGGCCCGCACGCCATCGCCGACAACTTCGGCGACCTCCGTCGCGACCCGAAGGGCGGGACCCACCTCCACCAGGGCGACGACATCATGGCCGCCATGGGAACCCCGATCCTCGCGCCGTTCGACGGCGTGGCCTCCGTTTCCCACAGCAGGCTCGGCGGGCTCGGGGTGTACGTCCACGGCGAGTACGGCTACGTGTACAACGCACACCTATCCCGGCTCGGCACGCTCGGCCCGGTCGAGACCGGAGACGTCATTGGCTATGTGGGGTCCACCGGCCACTCGAGCGGCCCGCACGACCACTTCGAGTGGCACCCGGAGAACGGAGATGCGGTCGACCCCTACGAATACCTGCTGCTCGTCTGCAGCGCCCCGATCTAG
- a CDS encoding FAD-dependent oxidoreductase, which translates to MSATRTRPTNVLIIGAGGAGLRAAIAATQAGADVLIVGKRARNDAHTVLAAGGVNAVLGTRDPEDSIEQHFADTYRDGYELGDPRMIEILVEESPVAVLELADWGCPFARTADGKIDQRFFGAHTYRRTCYAGDWTGRAIVRTLGRRVSELGVPVLEGVYVTRLLVTDGTCFGAYAVDLTTGERLVLLADAVVLATGGHTRIWRRSSSRRDENYGEGMALAFDAGCRLAHMELVQFHPTGMLWPEEVAGTLVTEAVRGEGGRLTNAQGERYMQRYDPQRLELSTRDRVALANYTEIAEGRGGPHGGVFLDVSHLPKSTILEKLPRMYRQFVEFEMLDISREPMEVAPTAHYSMGGVVVDPETTATDLEGLFAAGELTSGVHGANRLGGNSLAEVLVFGRRAGQHAARMAASRDVSVHPRSVIAEADEEVDRSVRKGDELARPMQRAVRDAMWRFCGVVRDAEGLDRALAELDAISEAAHDVDVSPNEEGWADLGHLFDLRAALLTARATLLGARARRESRGAHRRSDFPNVDPNLRLALEASRGDDGGPTLRSVPLPEVPDGLRRALETPAAELSGARLLE; encoded by the coding sequence GTGAGCGCCACCCGAACACGACCGACGAACGTCCTGATCATCGGCGCCGGCGGCGCCGGGCTACGTGCCGCGATCGCCGCGACGCAGGCGGGCGCGGACGTGCTGATCGTCGGCAAGCGCGCCCGGAACGACGCGCACACCGTGCTGGCGGCCGGCGGCGTCAACGCGGTCCTCGGCACTCGCGATCCCGAGGACTCGATCGAGCAGCACTTCGCCGACACCTACCGCGACGGCTACGAGTTGGGCGACCCTCGCATGATCGAGATCCTCGTCGAGGAGTCACCGGTAGCGGTTCTCGAGCTCGCGGATTGGGGCTGTCCGTTCGCGCGGACCGCGGACGGGAAGATCGACCAGCGGTTCTTCGGCGCCCACACGTACCGCCGGACGTGCTACGCCGGCGACTGGACCGGCCGCGCGATCGTTCGCACGCTGGGACGGCGCGTGTCGGAGCTCGGCGTTCCGGTACTCGAGGGCGTGTACGTGACACGCCTCCTCGTTACGGACGGAACGTGCTTCGGCGCATACGCGGTCGATCTCACGACCGGTGAGCGCCTCGTGCTGCTCGCGGACGCAGTTGTCCTGGCGACGGGAGGTCACACCCGAATCTGGCGTCGGTCCAGCTCGCGCCGAGACGAGAACTACGGGGAGGGCATGGCGCTCGCGTTCGACGCGGGCTGCCGTCTCGCGCACATGGAGCTCGTGCAGTTCCACCCAACCGGGATGCTGTGGCCCGAAGAGGTTGCCGGCACGCTCGTGACCGAGGCCGTCCGCGGTGAAGGCGGCCGCCTGACGAACGCGCAGGGCGAGCGGTACATGCAGCGATACGACCCGCAGCGCCTCGAGCTGTCAACGCGCGACCGCGTGGCGCTGGCGAACTACACCGAGATCGCCGAGGGCCGCGGTGGCCCACACGGTGGCGTCTTCCTCGACGTGTCGCATCTTCCGAAGTCGACGATCCTCGAGAAGCTCCCGCGAATGTACCGTCAGTTCGTCGAGTTCGAGATGCTCGACATCTCTCGCGAGCCGATGGAGGTCGCGCCGACCGCGCACTACTCCATGGGCGGTGTTGTCGTCGACCCCGAAACCACGGCGACGGACCTTGAGGGGCTGTTCGCGGCCGGCGAGCTGACGTCGGGAGTGCACGGCGCGAACCGACTCGGCGGCAACTCGCTCGCCGAGGTCCTCGTGTTCGGCCGCCGCGCGGGCCAGCACGCCGCGCGTATGGCCGCCTCACGAGACGTCTCCGTCCATCCGCGCAGCGTGATCGCGGAGGCGGACGAGGAGGTCGACCGTTCCGTCCGAAAGGGCGACGAGCTCGCGCGGCCGATGCAGCGTGCCGTCCGCGACGCGATGTGGCGGTTCTGCGGCGTCGTGCGCGACGCCGAGGGGCTGGACCGCGCGTTGGCGGAATTGGACGCGATCTCGGAGGCCGCGCACGACGTCGACGTGAGCCCGAACGAGGAGGGGTGGGCGGATCTCGGTCATCTCTTCGACCTGCGGGCAGCGCTCCTGACCGCCCGCGCGACGCTGCTGGGCGCGCGAGCCCGGCGAGAGAGCCGCGGAGCGCATCGTCGCTCGGACTTTCCGAACGTCGACCCGAACCTGCGGCTCGCCCTGGAGGCGAGTCGCGGCGACGACGGTGGGCCGACACTCAGGAGCGTCCCGCTCCCCGAGGTCCCGGACGGCCTCAGGCGCGCGCTCGAGACGCCCGCGGCCGAGCTCAGCGGAGCGCGATTGCTCGAGTAG
- a CDS encoding DinB family protein: protein MSGSLVDVAFAHTAWATLQVIDACLDLSDEQLRTNVLGTRGPIIETLRHIVTGDAQDLFILTADPTFDMDFEGVSLPELRVAMEGIGAGWSRFISSPIDPDAMVREVDSTDGYERTAPVAFRLAGTLEHGTDHRSQICTALTSLGIEPPAVDVMSYGIDVHRVMEKLPG from the coding sequence ATGAGCGGTTCGCTAGTCGACGTCGCGTTCGCGCACACTGCGTGGGCGACCTTGCAGGTGATCGATGCATGTCTTGATTTGAGCGACGAGCAGCTCCGGACCAACGTCCTCGGCACACGCGGGCCGATCATCGAGACGCTTCGCCACATCGTCACCGGCGACGCGCAGGACCTCTTCATCCTCACCGCTGACCCCACGTTCGACATGGACTTCGAAGGCGTGTCGCTTCCCGAGCTTCGTGTGGCCATGGAAGGGATCGGCGCGGGATGGTCCAGGTTCATCTCGAGTCCCATCGATCCGGACGCGATGGTCCGAGAGGTCGACAGCACCGACGGGTACGAACGGACGGCTCCCGTCGCGTTCCGACTCGCGGGGACGCTGGAACACGGCACTGACCACCGGAGCCAGATCTGCACGGCGTTGACGAGCCTTGGCATCGAACCGCCGGCGGTGGATGTCATGAGCTACGGGATCGACGTGCACCGGGTCATGGAGAAGCTGCCGGGCTAG
- a CDS encoding DUF6220 domain-containing protein: protein MARKIYVGLAWLFVVAVGVQFFLAGLGVLGGESIEAHRQWGFIVLHLVPILMFITAIVGRMGRTVLILTGALFLLVFVQPIFADPELDPQWLRSLHVLNALFIVALGIHLIQRERGRSERMPVRA, encoded by the coding sequence ATGGCACGCAAGATCTACGTCGGGCTTGCTTGGCTGTTCGTTGTCGCCGTCGGCGTCCAGTTCTTCCTCGCCGGTCTCGGCGTGCTGGGCGGCGAGAGCATTGAGGCGCACCGACAGTGGGGGTTCATCGTGCTGCACCTCGTCCCGATCCTGATGTTCATCACCGCGATCGTCGGCCGCATGGGACGAACCGTTCTCATCCTGACAGGTGCGCTCTTCCTGCTCGTGTTCGTGCAGCCGATCTTCGCCGACCCGGAGCTCGATCCTCAGTGGCTGCGGTCGCTCCACGTGCTCAATGCCCTGTTCATCGTCGCCCTCGGCATCCATCTGATACAGCGGGAGAGGGGACGCTCCGAGAGGATGCCCGTCAGAGCATGA